The Nitrospirota bacterium genome has a segment encoding these proteins:
- a CDS encoding ethylbenzene dehydrogenase-related protein, producing MVTVRRSVRVSSVFLPLSGLLVGSLVLGWLGIPVVSSEGMVIRSHVVSGEIPTAPEDPAWDKVPTLTLPLSGQVITRPVWPEPSARALAVRSVHNETEIAFLLEWQDNTKNDRLTPGTFRDGVAIGLPLGDAPAFFCMGQLDHYINIWHWKADWQSDIDRRAARAAERKPNGGEVRRFEVIPRRASSVEDLIGGGFSTLTSKQSQGRVQGKAVWKDGVWHVVIRRPLGSADPENEARLEPGRLQAIAFAVWNGENKERNGQKAVAPWFQLLIDPLAKI from the coding sequence ATGGTGACGGTCAGGCGATCGGTGCGGGTCTCATCCGTTTTTCTTCCTCTGTCGGGTCTGCTGGTCGGATCGCTGGTTCTGGGTTGGCTGGGCATTCCCGTCGTCAGTTCCGAGGGAATGGTCATCCGGTCTCATGTCGTCTCCGGTGAGATTCCGACGGCACCGGAGGATCCTGCCTGGGACAAGGTTCCGACCCTAACCCTTCCGCTGAGCGGCCAGGTCATCACACGGCCGGTCTGGCCGGAGCCCAGCGCACGGGCCTTGGCCGTCCGCTCCGTCCACAACGAGACCGAGATCGCCTTCCTCCTTGAGTGGCAGGACAACACCAAGAACGATCGGTTGACGCCCGGGACGTTCCGCGACGGTGTGGCCATTGGACTGCCCCTGGGCGATGCTCCGGCGTTCTTCTGCATGGGGCAGCTCGACCATTACATCAACATCTGGCACTGGAAGGCTGACTGGCAGAGCGACATCGACCGCCGGGCTGCTCGAGCGGCGGAGCGGAAGCCGAACGGCGGCGAAGTCCGGCGATTCGAAGTGATTCCGAGGCGAGCCTCCTCAGTCGAAGACTTGATCGGTGGAGGGTTCAGCACGCTCACGAGCAAGCAATCCCAGGGCCGGGTTCAAGGCAAGGCCGTGTGGAAGGACGGGGTCTGGCACGTGGTCATCAGGAGGCCGCTCGGCAGCGCCGATCCCGAGAATGAAGCCAGGCTGGAACCAGGCCGCTTGCAAGCCATTGCCTTCGCGGTCTGGAACGGTGAGAACAAGGAGCGAAATGGGCAGAAAGCGGTGGCGCCATGGTTCCAGCTTCTGATCGATCCTCTGGCGAAGATCTGA
- a CDS encoding multiheme c-type cytochrome — MRGIVVSAAVAAAVAWGIAQSGWAQDSAKSKGTLEKVFPSSNKCKRCHERVFEEWETSPLSRSIHSPAFRASLDEYLAFAGSKDKALCFRCHAPHVNEFMDQVQTFVTQVQSGDPAIDGVGCAQCHLIKQVDKTARPPVPRYEPGKTLYGPYKDFVQNLAHQSQELDLFRKSDLCLNCHLSVPTAANLNKANDLLGGWETSKAIKAGKECQTCHMPEQVGESANGESKRKVANHTFPGRVGKLRQEAAKLNVATSVKGDQTTVTVTVQSLVPHNLPTTHPGWARVVLDLAIKGKNLRTVFAEQRVYGRVYADAKGQETVFDFKAAKVVKDTVLKPEEIREETFTFPTPKDTRSFDVDASLSYAPVTGPQPFLQRIEAESTRGAQDPVFQPIPIVRQTVNVPLK, encoded by the coding sequence ATGAGGGGTATCGTCGTGTCGGCCGCCGTCGCGGCCGCGGTGGCCTGGGGTATCGCCCAGTCGGGATGGGCCCAGGACTCGGCCAAATCGAAAGGGACGCTGGAAAAAGTCTTTCCCAGCTCGAACAAGTGCAAGCGGTGTCACGAACGGGTCTTTGAAGAGTGGGAAACCTCGCCGCTCTCCCGATCCATCCATTCGCCGGCGTTCCGAGCCTCCCTCGACGAGTATCTTGCCTTTGCCGGATCCAAGGACAAGGCGCTTTGCTTCCGATGCCATGCCCCGCACGTCAACGAGTTCATGGATCAGGTCCAGACCTTCGTCACCCAAGTCCAGTCCGGGGATCCGGCAATCGACGGGGTCGGCTGCGCCCAGTGTCACCTCATCAAGCAGGTCGACAAAACCGCCCGCCCGCCGGTTCCCAGGTACGAGCCGGGCAAGACCCTGTACGGGCCGTACAAGGATTTCGTCCAAAACCTCGCGCACCAGTCCCAGGAACTGGACCTGTTCCGGAAGTCTGATCTCTGTCTGAACTGCCACCTCTCGGTGCCGACTGCGGCGAATCTGAACAAGGCGAACGATCTGCTCGGCGGGTGGGAGACTAGCAAGGCGATTAAGGCTGGGAAAGAATGTCAGACTTGCCACATGCCCGAACAGGTCGGAGAGTCCGCAAACGGAGAGAGCAAGCGCAAGGTCGCCAACCATACGTTCCCGGGACGGGTCGGCAAGCTCCGGCAGGAAGCGGCCAAGCTGAATGTGGCGACTTCGGTCAAGGGAGACCAGACCACGGTCACGGTGACGGTTCAGAGCTTGGTGCCCCACAACCTGCCGACGACGCATCCCGGCTGGGCTCGGGTAGTCCTGGATCTCGCCATCAAGGGCAAGAACCTGAGGACCGTCTTCGCCGAGCAGCGTGTCTACGGGCGGGTCTATGCCGATGCAAAGGGACAAGAGACGGTCTTCGATTTCAAGGCGGCAAAGGTCGTCAAGGACACCGTCCTGAAGCCGGAGGAAATCCGCGAGGAGACGTTCACGTTTCCCACCCCCAAGGATACTCGGTCCTTCGACGTCGACGCGTCCCTCAGCTATGCTCCGGTGACGGGTCCGCAGCCTTTCTTGCAGAGGATCGAAGCGGAGTCGACGAGGGGTGCACAGGATCCGGTCTTTCAGCCCATCCCGATCGTCAGGCAGACGGTCAATGTCCCGTTGAAGTAG
- the tatA gene encoding twin-arginine translocase TatA/TatE family subunit, whose product MFGSIGFTELILILVIVLIIFGAGKLPQLGEGLGKAIKGFKKSVHEADQIEADAQAQVAAQTQQGQIPAQGGQSAAVPPAETAAPATAEQPAAQPPKA is encoded by the coding sequence ATGTTTGGAAGCATCGGATTCACGGAGTTGATTCTGATTTTGGTCATTGTCCTGATCATCTTCGGCGCCGGCAAGCTCCCTCAGCTCGGTGAAGGGCTGGGCAAGGCCATCAAGGGGTTCAAGAAATCGGTTCACGAGGCGGACCAGATCGAAGCGGACGCGCAGGCGCAGGTGGCGGCCCAGACGCAGCAGGGCCAGATTCCGGCCCAGGGGGGCCAGTCGGCCGCTGTGCCGCCTGCTGAGACCGCCGCCCCGGCGACCGCCGAGCAACCGGCTGCGCAGCCACCGAAGGCGTAG
- the recJ gene encoding single-stranded-DNA-specific exonuclease RecJ gives MVRKQWIFTAVNQEHRVQLAQALVISPITASVLLARGVATADEARYWLMPQQAASRDPFLLPDMELVVDRLHRAVQAGERICFYGDYDVDGISATSLYLCFFRSLGCRVGSYIPHRIKEGYGLNEQAIRRIRAEGATLLVTSDCGTTAHREVQAASRLGLDLIVTDHHQPDESLPPALAVLNPHRADSGYPFRGLCSCGLAYKVILAYQRKYGQDGLDPESLLDLVALATIADMMPLQDENRLFVRKGLGLISRGSRCGVRALKLAAGVERECTSGIVAFRLAPRINAAGRLAHGEAGVQLLTTESESEARGLAQELERLNRERQKIEEETTAEALAMVAGQEPPAALVVWARHWHLGVVGIVAARLVERYHRPAVVVAINEQGVGKGSARSVPGFDLYRGLSACRDLLDGFGGHPSAAGLTVKEARLPGLRERFAQVASDWGGGQLPLPLLYVDAEVNLHELQPQLVRELSLLHPFGVGNPEPTLAVRNLAVLAARVVGERHLKMTVRHEGSPPFDSIGFRMGSLDGLGISPDRAIDLAFVPEINHWNGLDRIQLRIRDVRASQGL, from the coding sequence ATGGTGCGCAAACAATGGATCTTCACGGCGGTCAATCAGGAGCATCGGGTCCAGTTGGCCCAGGCCTTGGTGATCTCACCGATCACCGCCTCGGTGTTGCTCGCGCGTGGGGTGGCGACCGCCGACGAAGCGCGGTATTGGTTGATGCCCCAACAAGCGGCCTCCCGTGACCCGTTTCTGCTCCCCGATATGGAACTGGTCGTGGATCGTCTCCATCGGGCCGTTCAGGCAGGGGAACGGATCTGCTTCTACGGCGACTACGACGTGGACGGGATCTCCGCCACGAGCCTCTACCTGTGCTTCTTCAGGAGCCTCGGCTGCCGGGTTGGATCGTATATTCCCCATCGGATCAAGGAAGGGTACGGACTCAACGAGCAGGCCATCCGCCGGATCCGGGCGGAGGGGGCCACGTTGCTCGTGACTTCCGATTGCGGGACCACGGCCCACCGGGAGGTCCAGGCGGCCAGCAGGTTGGGGCTGGATCTGATCGTGACCGATCATCACCAGCCAGACGAAAGCCTGCCGCCGGCCCTGGCGGTCCTCAATCCGCACCGGGCCGATTCCGGGTACCCCTTTCGCGGGCTGTGTTCGTGCGGATTGGCGTACAAGGTGATCTTGGCGTACCAGCGGAAATACGGTCAGGACGGATTGGATCCGGAGTCGCTGCTGGATTTGGTCGCGCTTGCCACGATTGCGGACATGATGCCGCTGCAAGATGAGAACCGGCTTTTCGTCCGGAAGGGGCTGGGGCTGATATCGCGCGGCTCGCGCTGCGGGGTCCGGGCGCTCAAACTCGCAGCCGGGGTCGAGCGGGAGTGCACGTCCGGCATCGTCGCGTTTCGGCTGGCGCCCCGCATCAACGCAGCCGGCCGGCTGGCGCACGGGGAGGCCGGGGTCCAACTCCTCACGACGGAGTCGGAGTCGGAAGCCAGGGGGCTCGCCCAGGAGCTCGAGCGTCTCAACCGGGAACGGCAAAAGATCGAAGAAGAGACAACGGCGGAGGCGCTAGCGATGGTCGCGGGACAGGAGCCGCCCGCTGCCCTGGTCGTCTGGGCGCGGCACTGGCACCTGGGGGTCGTGGGAATCGTCGCCGCACGCCTGGTCGAGAGATACCACAGGCCGGCCGTGGTCGTAGCCATCAACGAGCAGGGGGTCGGCAAGGGGTCCGCGCGGAGCGTGCCGGGATTCGATCTCTATCGGGGCCTCTCCGCCTGCCGCGACCTGTTGGATGGGTTCGGGGGGCATCCGAGCGCCGCGGGGTTGACGGTCAAGGAAGCGCGCCTGCCTGGGCTCAGAGAGCGGTTCGCACAGGTCGCATCAGACTGGGGCGGCGGGCAGCTCCCGCTCCCGCTGCTCTATGTGGATGCGGAGGTGAATCTGCATGAACTGCAGCCGCAGCTCGTCCGGGAGCTGAGCCTGTTGCATCCGTTCGGGGTCGGGAATCCCGAGCCGACGCTCGCCGTGCGGAATCTCGCGGTCCTGGCCGCCAGGGTCGTGGGAGAGCGGCATCTCAAAATGACGGTCCGGCACGAGGGCTCTCCGCCGTTCGACAGCATCGGTTTTCGGATGGGATCCCTGGACGGCCTCGGGATCTCTCCCGACCGAGCGATCGATCTGGCCTTCGTACCCGAGATCAACCATTGGAACGGCTTGGACCGGATCCAACTACGCATACGAGACGTGAGGGCGAGCCAAGGCCTTTAA
- a CDS encoding multiheme c-type cytochrome gives MGRVKRLAVWIMVGLAVAVLAVSYERAAAQKADGKDSNEWVAEIENVFIRSEDCKQCHDRHYEEWKGMREQTPDLKTFGRVDAALLHGTSLESPVFKTVLGLWLQTNPTPEQRTKCLSCHIPAVSVFPQHTDKITRQVLSGKVEVEGIGCASCHLINGVADKPDSPPTYKLKAGKVIYGPYAEPEENLVHPSSQSDLYRGANYCAACHFDKVKDVTRRDLPGEILQGTICQDCHMEPSTGSSTSKRGAMTRSIGRHWFRGVVIPGIMLKNRNLQAEWMPRVDIEAGKPAGSVEGTVFIRTGSLPHSFPDGDPVLKQFYVTVTAKDARGEVLGSEVKQFGLPFDQILRGPIPEPLVRGGTTRRVPFSLSVPQGATPATIEALLTYTLIPSPSPELKKRYLASLPGDKDREAAEKLIQEYAQPRVLTFRTKSL, from the coding sequence ATGGGCAGGGTGAAGCGACTCGCTGTCTGGATCATGGTGGGACTTGCCGTGGCTGTGCTTGCGGTCTCCTACGAGCGTGCGGCCGCCCAGAAGGCCGATGGGAAGGATTCGAACGAGTGGGTCGCGGAAATCGAGAACGTGTTCATCCGGTCTGAAGACTGCAAGCAATGTCATGACCGCCACTATGAAGAGTGGAAGGGGATGCGGGAGCAGACGCCCGATCTCAAGACGTTCGGCCGCGTCGATGCCGCCTTGCTGCACGGCACCTCGCTGGAGTCGCCGGTCTTCAAAACGGTCCTCGGACTCTGGCTTCAGACCAACCCGACCCCGGAGCAGCGGACGAAGTGCCTGTCGTGCCACATCCCGGCCGTGTCCGTCTTTCCGCAGCACACGGACAAGATTACCAGGCAGGTCCTGTCCGGAAAGGTGGAGGTGGAGGGCATCGGCTGCGCCTCCTGCCACCTGATCAACGGGGTCGCCGACAAGCCGGACTCCCCGCCAACCTACAAGCTCAAGGCCGGCAAGGTCATCTACGGTCCTTACGCCGAGCCGGAAGAGAACCTGGTGCACCCATCCAGCCAGTCCGATCTCTACCGGGGGGCGAACTATTGCGCGGCCTGCCACTTCGACAAGGTGAAGGACGTAACCCGCCGGGACCTGCCAGGAGAGATCCTGCAAGGAACCATCTGTCAGGATTGCCACATGGAGCCGTCCACGGGCAGCTCGACCTCCAAGCGCGGAGCCATGACGCGCTCGATCGGGCGCCACTGGTTCCGCGGTGTGGTCATCCCCGGCATCATGCTGAAGAACCGGAACCTGCAGGCCGAGTGGATGCCGCGGGTTGACATCGAGGCCGGCAAGCCGGCCGGCTCGGTGGAGGGCACCGTCTTCATCCGCACGGGGAGTCTGCCGCACAGCTTCCCGGACGGCGATCCCGTCTTGAAGCAGTTTTACGTCACCGTCACGGCGAAGGATGCGCGCGGGGAGGTGTTGGGCAGCGAAGTCAAGCAGTTCGGACTGCCGTTTGACCAAATTCTCCGTGGGCCCATTCCGGAACCTTTGGTGAGGGGGGGGACCACCCGACGGGTGCCGTTCTCGCTCTCGGTGCCGCAAGGGGCGACGCCGGCGACCATCGAGGCGCTCCTGACCTATACGCTGATCCCCTCGCCAAGCCCGGAGCTGAAGAAACGCTATCTGGCCTCGCTCCCCGGAGACAAGGACCGGGAGGCGGCGGAGAAGCTCATCCAGGAATATGCGCAGCCCAGGGTGCTGACGTTCCGCACCAAGTCGCTCTAG
- a CDS encoding sodium-translocating pyrophosphatase, with the protein MDAVIVFAIAAAAAGIGYGLYLALWVFKLDAGNKDMQQIAQAIQEGAAAYLNRQYRAVGAVAAGLFVLLWVAGLWSEKFGLVTAIGFLVGAAASATAGYVGMNIAVRANVRTAQAAHRGLNSALTVAFRGGAVTGLLLIGLGLLAVTGFYAIASALAGQEKAVHALLSLGFGGSLISVFARVGGGIYTKAADVGADLVGKVEAGIPEDDPRNPAVIADNVGDNVGDCAGMAADLFETYAVTTVAAMVLAFTMFKGQAEPILYPLALGAMTILATIVGIFFVRVGSDGGIMTALYKGLFVAGGIAAVAFYPITVKMMEGVGGVSGSSYYVAALLGLVVTLAMVFITDYYTSKSYSPVREIARASETGHATNIIAGLAVGMQATAWPVVVIAGAILASFWVCGGGDKGGLYGVAVAAVSMLSMAGIVVAIDAFGPITDNAGGIAEMAHLGKDVRNITDPLDAVGNTTKAVTKGYAIGSAGLAAVVLFAEYARAVEEQGKATAMGFDLSNPDVLVGLFLGGMLPFLFGALCMKAVGQAGGLIVEEVRRQFRTIKGIMEGTGKPEYGTCVDIVTKAAIRKMMIPGLIPVVSPILVGVILGPQALGGVLVGSIVTGLFVAISMTSGGGAWDNAKKFIEEQGKKGSETHKAAVTGDTVGDPYKDTAGPAINPMIKVINIVALLIVSLIVR; encoded by the coding sequence GTGGACGCAGTCATCGTGTTTGCGATTGCCGCCGCCGCGGCCGGGATCGGCTATGGGCTGTACCTGGCTCTGTGGGTGTTCAAATTGGATGCGGGCAACAAGGACATGCAGCAGATCGCCCAGGCGATCCAGGAGGGGGCCGCGGCGTATCTGAACCGGCAGTACCGCGCGGTCGGTGCCGTGGCGGCCGGGCTGTTCGTGCTCCTCTGGGTCGCCGGTCTGTGGTCTGAAAAGTTCGGGCTGGTTACGGCGATCGGGTTCCTCGTCGGGGCCGCAGCCTCGGCCACGGCCGGCTATGTCGGCATGAACATCGCGGTCCGGGCCAACGTGCGGACCGCCCAGGCCGCCCACCGGGGACTCAACTCGGCGCTCACCGTGGCGTTCCGGGGAGGAGCGGTCACCGGGCTTCTCCTGATCGGGCTCGGGCTGCTGGCGGTCACCGGCTTCTATGCAATCGCCTCCGCCCTGGCCGGGCAGGAAAAAGCGGTCCACGCGCTGCTGAGCCTGGGATTCGGGGGCAGCTTGATCTCGGTCTTCGCCCGGGTCGGCGGCGGTATCTACACGAAGGCCGCCGACGTAGGGGCCGATCTGGTGGGGAAGGTGGAGGCGGGCATCCCCGAAGACGATCCCCGGAATCCGGCGGTGATCGCCGACAACGTGGGCGACAACGTGGGCGACTGTGCGGGTATGGCCGCTGACCTGTTCGAGACCTACGCGGTGACTACGGTGGCGGCCATGGTCCTGGCCTTCACCATGTTCAAGGGGCAAGCGGAGCCGATCCTCTACCCGCTGGCGCTCGGGGCCATGACGATCCTGGCCACGATCGTCGGGATCTTCTTCGTCCGGGTCGGTTCGGACGGCGGGATCATGACGGCGCTCTACAAGGGGCTGTTCGTGGCGGGCGGGATCGCGGCCGTGGCCTTCTACCCGATCACGGTCAAGATGATGGAGGGGGTCGGCGGCGTCAGCGGGAGCAGCTATTACGTCGCGGCGCTGCTCGGGCTCGTGGTGACGCTGGCGATGGTTTTCATCACCGATTATTACACCTCGAAAAGCTACTCGCCGGTCCGGGAGATCGCCAGGGCCAGCGAGACCGGCCACGCGACGAACATCATCGCCGGGTTGGCCGTGGGCATGCAGGCGACCGCTTGGCCGGTGGTCGTGATCGCTGGCGCGATCCTGGCCAGCTTCTGGGTCTGCGGCGGAGGGGACAAGGGCGGGCTGTACGGCGTGGCTGTGGCGGCGGTCTCCATGCTGTCGATGGCCGGGATCGTGGTGGCGATCGACGCCTTCGGGCCCATTACCGACAATGCCGGCGGCATCGCGGAAATGGCCCACCTGGGCAAGGACGTGCGCAACATCACCGATCCGCTTGATGCGGTCGGGAACACGACCAAGGCTGTGACCAAGGGCTATGCGATCGGCTCGGCCGGCCTGGCGGCCGTGGTCCTGTTCGCGGAATATGCGCGAGCAGTCGAGGAGCAGGGCAAAGCCACGGCCATGGGCTTCGACCTATCCAACCCGGACGTGCTGGTGGGGCTGTTCCTGGGAGGCATGCTGCCGTTCCTGTTCGGAGCCCTGTGCATGAAGGCGGTCGGCCAGGCCGGCGGCCTGATTGTGGAGGAGGTGCGCCGGCAGTTCCGCACCATCAAGGGCATTATGGAGGGGACAGGCAAGCCGGAGTATGGAACCTGCGTGGACATCGTGACCAAGGCGGCGATACGCAAAATGATGATCCCGGGGCTCATTCCGGTCGTCTCGCCGATCCTGGTCGGCGTCATTCTCGGCCCCCAGGCCCTCGGCGGCGTGCTCGTGGGAAGCATCGTCACCGGCTTGTTCGTCGCGATCTCGATGACGAGCGGCGGGGGTGCCTGGGACAATGCCAAAAAATTCATCGAGGAGCAGGGCAAGAAGGGGAGCGAGACGCACAAGGCCGCCGTGACCGGCGATACGGTCGGCGATCCCTACAAGGACACGGCGGGACCGGCGATCAATCCGATGATCAAGGTCATCAACATCGTGGCCCTGCTGATCGTGTCCCTCATCGTCCGTTAG
- a CDS encoding ubiquitin-like protein Pup encodes MERQERRPESRKEPQAREEAKPNPKVVEAGKKLKEDIDKLVDEIDDVLEKNAEEFVKNYVQKGGE; translated from the coding sequence ATGGAACGACAAGAACGGAGACCGGAGTCCAGAAAAGAGCCGCAGGCCAGGGAAGAGGCGAAGCCGAACCCCAAGGTCGTCGAAGCGGGGAAGAAGCTCAAGGAGGATATCGACAAGCTCGTTGACGAAATCGACGACGTCCTGGAAAAGAATGCCGAGGAGTTCGTCAAGAACTACGTTCAGAAAGGCGGAGAATAG
- a CDS encoding PDZ domain-containing protein, translated as MSNHLLEPARRRKEALQAGRAFFVCLLAVCVWGVASPGWLSAAEPEPAMTEEEAIRLGEQFGIVVGAVDEEIRKELKMQKPEGVVVFEVIGGTPADNAGIKVRAVIKEIDKVEVRNLIDFGRALKRALPGNFTVGTYEPADPENQGVAGILNFHFVPIQKD; from the coding sequence ATGAGCAACCATCTGCTTGAGCCGGCGCGGCGAAGGAAAGAAGCCCTCCAGGCTGGTAGGGCTTTTTTCGTGTGTCTGCTGGCCGTCTGCGTCTGGGGCGTCGCTTCGCCCGGATGGCTGTCGGCTGCCGAGCCTGAACCGGCCATGACCGAAGAGGAGGCCATCCGGCTGGGGGAGCAGTTCGGCATCGTCGTCGGCGCTGTGGACGAAGAGATCCGCAAGGAACTCAAGATGCAGAAGCCGGAGGGCGTCGTCGTCTTCGAGGTGATTGGAGGGACCCCGGCCGACAACGCCGGCATCAAGGTCAGAGCGGTCATTAAGGAGATCGACAAGGTCGAGGTCAGGAACTTGATCGATTTCGGCCGAGCCTTGAAGCGGGCGCTGCCGGGGAATTTCACGGTGGGGACCTACGAGCCTGCCGACCCTGAAAATCAAGGGGTTGCGGGCATCTTGAACTTCCACTTCGTGCCGATCCAGAAGGACTGA